From Onychostoma macrolepis isolate SWU-2019 chromosome 19, ASM1243209v1, whole genome shotgun sequence, a single genomic window includes:
- the LOC131525185 gene encoding phospholipase A and acyltransferase 4-like produces MTTQRYKARRAVIKCWKEFLGTHGTRSCSLWRTGVSAEDKEPKPADLIEIFRGGYQHWAIYVGDGNVIHLVPPSEHADVGVSRVKSVLHDEATVKKEQLQDVVGSDKYRIHNLLDEQHEPRPIQDILLDADSLVGKTRPYNLFTHNCEHFVTLLRYGTPQSQQVPHIQN; encoded by the exons ATGACCACACAGCGCTATAAGGCcagaag GGCCGTCATCAAGTGTTGGAAGGAGTTTCTTGGGACCCACGGCACTCGATCCTGCAGTCTGTGGAGGACTGGGGTTTCAGCTGAG GATAAGGAGCCAAAGCCTGCAGACCTCATTGAAATCTTCAGAGGTGGATATCAGCACTGGGCGATTTATGTTGGAGATGGAAATGTGATTCATCTGGTCCCACCct CTGAGCACGCTGATGTCGGGGTCAGCCGTGTGAAGTCAGTGCTGCACGACGAGGCCACAGTGAAGAAAGAACAACTGCAGGATGTGGTTGGCAGCGATAAATACCGGATCCACAATCTTCTGGATGAGCAACATGAGCCACGTCCCATTCAAGACATTCTACTGGACGCAGACAGCCTCGTGGGGAAAACACGTCCATACAATCTGTTCACACACAACTGTGAGCACTTCGTTACGCTGTTGAGATACGGAACGCCACAGTCCCAGCAGGTACCTCACATACAGAATTAA